The DNA sequence TGTCCACATAGAACTGTGTCATTCCAGAAATAAGACTGAATCAGgatatataaaaatttcattaaccATAAGGATATGAAGTGGCACAATGATCGATTGATCTCCAGACTCAAACCTCACTTTGGTCTGTTTTCATGTAAATATGAAGGTGCAATTGACTTCCTACCCGAAAAGCAACTACTAAATAAACCAAAAGAAGTACTGCAAAGGGCGACATTTATTGTGTGAAAGAAGATTTGGAGAAAACGACATACCATCTGCATCTTCATCATCAGCCAAAGGGAAATCCAACCACGTCTCCGGATGCATGGAGATATTCCTGGCGAAGGTCAGGACCTCGTCGGTAACACCAACAGCACCACCTGACAGTGGCTTCTCATCTGAAATGGATTCCTCCGATCCGAAAGGAGGAAGGAAGGTAGAAGCCATCTTCGAAATCTCAGAAACTGCTTTATTACTGGACAATTTAGTGATTCCGGTCCTGAACTTTCCCCCGATTTCGGCAAAATCGCTGCGTATACCTGCAATCCTTGCCGCATCTGGATTTTCCATTTCGGAATCTTCAGCCGAGATGGACTGATCTGATGATCCCCAGCGATTCCAGTCGGAGATCGTGGCGTCGGCCGACGACACTTCAGGTGGCCGAGATGAAGGAGAACGTGGTGAGAATTCCGACGAAGGTGGGGGAGCGAGGAAGGAGGCCACGCCCCATAGCTGGCGAGTTAGGGTTTTGGTAAGTTCCGAGATGTCACCCTTGACGCCTCTTCCCTGACCCTCTGACAAGTCGAGTTGGGCCTGGTGGGGTTGCGGCtcatcatcttctccttctccttctccttctcctgcaCTCTGTTTTGGATTCGGTGGTGAATCTCTTTTCCTAACCTCGACGCCGTCTTTGTCATCGTCGCTATCATCGTCGACTTGCAGTGAGTTCACGAAAGACCTCGCCAACCATGACATTTCGATCTCGAATTTTAGACCCCCGAGCCAgcgagacagagagagagagagaaaataaaagtggCGATACAAGTCAGGAAGATGTTACAGACTTACAGTTTTATAACAGTAATGAATTTACTAGAATACCCCTATTGCGGCTTATGCTTATCTTGTTAGGGTAGCCATGGCCAGCAAATGGGAGTTGTCAAATTCCACAATCCCAGCCTAGCGGTGAGCCCCCGCCCTCCGGCGTCCAAGCTCCTACAGTGAAGTGTGAACGAACATacaaagaaagagggagaaatcCAAAGAAATGCTGGCGCTGCGGATTCGCTTCTTTGGTGTCCAAACGGCTGCCTCTCTGTTCTCATcgtcctcttcctcctcttcctctctgtCGCTTCATCGAAGTACTCCCTATTTGTTTAACCTCTCTTACTGGAAACCTTTCTCTTGCTCATCGAGTTCAGTCGAGCAAAACCCCAGTATTCATGTCGTCTCTGGACCAAAGAGCACCAAAGCAGCGGTCCCGGAAACCGTGAAGTTCGTCAAGAGAGCCCTTTTTGTTCCTCCCGGTGTCCAACCGGAAGAGGTGACGGAGGACATGATTCTTCCCGGTTCCAACATTGTTTTGGGGCCCTACGCCGGCCACGCCCAAATTAAGCAGGTGGAATTCGTGAAGAGCAGCAGTAAGCCCAAGGATTGCCCCAAAGACGATCGTCCCGAATTTGCAATCGTCGGTCGATCCAATGTTGGGAAATCTTCGCTCATTAACGCTCTTGTTCGTAAGAAAGAAGTTGCCCTCACCTCTAAAAAGCCGGGTCTGGTTTCTCAGGAATtctgcttcttcctctttctttcgtGGAGTACTAATTTGAACTGATAAGTTTTGTGTTTTCTTCTGCCTGATTTCATTGCGTTTTTAGCAACCGTTTGTGAATTTTGCAGGGAAGACTCAACTTATTAATCATTTCCTAGTCAACCGAAGTTGGTATATTGTGGATCTGCCTGGTTACGGGTATGCCTTGTTACCTTCCTTGAGCATagcatgtcttttattttttcgtaACGAATTGAGGTAGACGAAACTATCCCATATGCTGTTGTCAAACTCAGTGTTGTTTAAGGCGAGTGAAAGTGCCCGTTGCAAATATTGTGGGGTGAATCCATGCATTCTTAGTTTGTGTTTTCAGCAAAGAAGATGCTCTCAAGTATCTGAGGCTTCTGGCACTTCTGATGAATCACAGGCATTGTGCATTTGTCCTGACCCCTGAATCCATTGGATTTTAGAAGTTCCAGAAATCCAACTTTGAACGAGTTGCTATTTTGAGATGTATGTTACTTCTACTGGATTTGTATAGGGTCTCATATTCCATATAAATCTATCTTGATGATGCAGTTATGGGTTGTGAAATTGAGCCTTTTGGGTACCCTCTTGCTTTACCATGACAGTGGCTGCTTTATGGGATTTGTTACCATCACATGGTTCCTTGCCAACGGTTGAcatgggattcttttttatggGTGGGGTGGATAGgaaagatatattatattttaaccCTCCAtgcccctccccttttttttttggggtgggggggggggggtggagttGGTGTGGGGTGGGATTCAATTCCAGGACCTTGCTTCAAACAGCTGAGGTCTTATCGGCCTGCACTAGCTGGCACTTTTAGTTGACATGTGATTCAAACGTACTATCCTCCgcaacatgatttttttttttcttttgagattAATGCGACTCAGCAAccttaaaaccctagaaatagGATTATAAAGATTCAGATCTGCAAGTGGAGCTCTATGAACAAAGGAACAAGGACATGGAAGAGTAATTGAATGGAAATGAAGGACAGAAATAAGATATGGATTTTAGAATGTTGAGACAGATCTAGATGATAAGGATATGTAGTGGAAATTAGAAATAAAACaggaaaatcaaaagggaaGAATGGAGCGAGAGTAGGAGAAATTGAATAAGTCTGAAAAGAAATATCAGATATCACAAAATTCAGGTTGAGTGTTCTGCTATCTTATATCTATAAGCTAAGCATTAAGACTAAGAATACTGTGACGAATGAAGGAATGCGATTGGACAGTTAGGGAAAATTAGCAGGAACTGGCCAGATAATATAAAGTTAAACTGTAGCAGAAGACTTAAGTTATCAGACTTGTGAAGTAATGATTTCAGATGGAAAGTTTGGGCGCAAACTGATCCCTGCTTTAACAGATATGAACTGAATAAGAACTCAGAAAACCAACTAGGAGCGGGGGAGCTGCAGTTTGCTAGAAGAATTAGAAAACCAACCTGAAGTTGGAAACGATTAGCTGAAAGTGAAAGGATGAAAAACAGAAGACCACCTGCTAGATTTCCCATGAAGGATATTTGAGAGTCCACTCAAGTTGTCTGTAAGTCCACACAGCATAGAATTGAAGAAACCAAAACTTGTATTGCATAAAATCTTGTGCGTTGCTCTATGTCCTTATGAATATTTGTAGACTGCTAGACAGACTATTATAACGCCTACTCCAACTtggaaacccccccccccccaacaaaaaaaaagcgAGACTTGACGCCATGATTATTGGCGATTCCTAATGGCACAGATTCATAACTGACTATGTATATCAGCCTTGACAGCCTTGAAAACATCAAGGAATTCCTGATTACACTTGGACTGGAGACAAACAACTCTAAACAtacgaaggaaaaaaaaatctgactcAAGCTAACCCACGTGTTGACTGGTTGAATCCTACTAATTTGTAGGACTTAAGCTACATGCTAACTCTACCTTTTCCTTAGCTCTAGCTTGAGCTGCATCAGAGGTAtggctttcctcttttcttttcttttNNNNNNNNNNNNNNNNNNNNGGGGGCGTGGGGGACTGGAGGTGCAGAAACATAGACAAGCTTGAACTGCTGGAGTGGTGAATTCCTTGATGGTTTCTTCTAGAAGGAGTTGCTTGGATTTGTTTCCTTAGTTTGagtttccttatttttttttccccccttagTTGATAAGTGATTATAAGTAGTTAGTTGTCTCTATAAGATTCTTTGTTactattttgttattttcttagCAAACAAGTTGTTTCAATCAGGAAGGGGTGTTTCCTAATCAACTAGTTTCCTTTcccatttactttctattttgtaacaaGCTTGGCCAAAGTTATAAATAGGTATTTAGTTGTAAGCTTTTACACTGATTTGCTTAATGAAAGGTTCTTCTATGGGTGAGAGAGTCagttgaggggtgagatgcccaaaaacCTTGAGAGGGTGATAGGCCCAAGGGGACGGTGAGAGTTCTGAACCAActaccattcttcttctctttctcttttcctccatcaaattcttttccccttttatttccaTTAATTTTTGAGTGTTCATTGCGTAAAAGCCAAGACTTGACATTAaagaatatatatttaaaaaaaaagttatttttaGTATAATGGAAAGTCTAAGTGTCGCTATATTTTCCTTGAAGGGCCTGCAAATAAGAGAAGTATTCAAGTTGCTGTTACGGTTCCATAAATCCAATCGGCAGCTTGTTTTCTTGGCAGACCATTGCTCCTCCATAGCTCCCTGGCCTTTGTTCTGTTACTGCCcctgttttggggttttgttcaCCACATCAGGTAGGTCACTCGATCAGAAGTCTGAGGCCATCTGTagcctgctgctgctgctaccaGAAATCTcccaaaagtttcctttttctttccaccAGCATTACTCACAAACCAGATGGCAGAATTTGTTCAAGTTCTCCCATATAGGACCCTTCCTTGATCCAAAATTTAGGCTTATCTGAGCCCTATTTTGTGAGATACAGGTTACCCTAAGTTTTACCTAATCTGTGTTTATTTCTTAGTCGTAATTTCTGATTAGATCTGAGTCTTCTTGTTTGCCTA is a window from the Macadamia integrifolia cultivar HAES 741 chromosome 5, SCU_Mint_v3, whole genome shotgun sequence genome containing:
- the LOC122079247 gene encoding GTP-binding protein At2g22870; the protein is MLALRIRFFGVQTAASLFSSSSSSSSSLSLHRSTPYLFNLSYWKPFSCSSSSVEQNPSIHVVSGPKSTKAAVPETVKFVKRALFVPPGVQPEEVTEDMILPGSNIVLGPYAGHAQIKQVEFVKSSSKPKDCPKDDRPEFAIVGRSNVGKSSLINALVRKKEVALTSKKPGKTQLINHFLVNRSWYIVDLPGYGFANAPESARTDWSSFTKGYFLNRETLVAVLLLIDASIPAQKIDLDCANWLGRNNIPLTFVFTKCDKTKGGRGTRPDENIKDFQEVIVKNYPQPPPWIMTSSVTGLGRDDLLLHMSQLRNYWDN